One region of Candidatus Electrothrix rattekaaiensis genomic DNA includes:
- a CDS encoding Hsp70 family protein → MKKSIGIDLGTTNSVVAVKKVSTEVLKNAEGEYITPSCVMVKKRLMRKPEFIVGRDALEWLRQEPEHTITAVKRLIGRNFHEKEVQELISKQSLPYQLSTHSRGSANSLALQIGGREFTPEEISAKILAKLKTDAEAVLGDEVDAAVITVPAYFNDKQKHGTRTAAALAGLKVRRLLPEPTAAAISFGVDKISGDDGRTVLVFDFGGGTLDLSILTISGGRIIEMGKGGDMWLGGEDIDQLLIDYVLEETAKEEGIADIRALIEQQKPARKNKFLAELKTAVEKAKIALSDQEETCIEILGVLLDQDGDPLDVEVELPRTRFDVMMTSLLESMLGLVRGVIADVHFTEDLIDNVLLVGGSSRIPCVIHALQKEFGQKKVLLHERPMLAVAEGAAILSHRLADTVECPQCTRNTAQNVTTCSHCGFDLEGHTIEHGVVEIVHAAAHDYYIKLENDERFLMVEKNTPLPCSSTEVFQLVDTEQELIHMKFYNVVNRKEQGIGDLWLGIDRDEEQGKKEEEDAPRKPVMPSRIEITLDIDENNLVSVNASLLNHPEIAISRTLSRGHADEKLFLELEQAIADADNKQYSAYTIIDLQNRARSLIQSINGVVDPKNDTVDEQRYEQARNQIHKAIKIAANEEAPLTQLYYAESMLDDYAVLIEPRIQEQLRDKIERLRQVDENGSYEQTMRASVALSAALDDKRLAQVNTLMQIENASEICFTTYPGKAKKFLRVISEVLEAAEKQDGSVEEKLQAILPEVDEVLENYALSTRKIHRDIRK, encoded by the coding sequence ATGAAAAAATCAATAGGCATAGACCTCGGGACCACCAACTCTGTTGTTGCCGTCAAAAAGGTGAGCACAGAGGTTCTCAAGAACGCAGAGGGTGAATACATCACACCCTCCTGCGTGATGGTGAAAAAGCGCCTGATGCGCAAGCCGGAATTCATTGTTGGTCGTGATGCTCTGGAGTGGCTGCGCCAGGAACCGGAACATACCATAACAGCGGTTAAGCGGCTCATCGGTCGAAATTTCCATGAGAAAGAGGTGCAGGAGCTGATCAGCAAGCAAAGTCTGCCCTATCAGCTTTCCACCCATTCACGGGGATCAGCTAATAGTCTTGCTCTTCAGATCGGCGGCAGAGAATTTACTCCAGAAGAGATTTCCGCCAAGATCCTGGCCAAGCTGAAAACAGATGCGGAAGCCGTTCTTGGCGACGAGGTTGATGCCGCAGTTATCACGGTGCCAGCCTATTTCAATGATAAGCAGAAACACGGGACGAGAACAGCAGCTGCCTTGGCTGGACTCAAGGTACGTCGTCTTCTGCCGGAGCCCACTGCTGCGGCAATTTCCTTTGGAGTTGATAAAATATCCGGCGATGATGGACGAACCGTGCTGGTCTTTGACTTTGGCGGCGGCACCTTGGATCTCTCCATCCTTACCATCAGCGGCGGTCGGATCATCGAGATGGGCAAGGGCGGTGATATGTGGCTGGGCGGTGAAGATATTGACCAGTTGCTGATCGACTATGTTTTGGAGGAGACGGCAAAAGAAGAGGGCATTGCGGATATCCGTGCCCTGATTGAGCAGCAGAAACCGGCCCGGAAAAATAAGTTCCTTGCCGAACTGAAGACTGCTGTGGAAAAGGCCAAGATCGCCTTGAGCGATCAGGAGGAGACCTGTATTGAAATCCTCGGGGTGCTGCTGGATCAGGACGGAGATCCTCTTGATGTTGAGGTGGAACTGCCACGCACTCGTTTCGATGTCATGATGACTTCCTTGCTTGAATCTATGCTGGGGCTGGTCCGAGGCGTGATTGCTGATGTCCATTTTACCGAAGACCTGATTGATAATGTGCTGCTTGTCGGGGGAAGCTCCCGCATCCCCTGCGTTATTCATGCCTTGCAGAAGGAGTTCGGACAGAAAAAAGTGCTGCTGCACGAACGCCCTATGCTCGCTGTTGCCGAAGGGGCAGCTATCCTCAGTCATCGTCTTGCAGATACGGTTGAATGCCCCCAATGTACCAGAAATACGGCGCAGAATGTCACCACCTGTTCGCATTGCGGTTTTGATCTGGAGGGGCATACGATAGAACACGGGGTTGTTGAGATCGTGCATGCGGCTGCCCATGATTATTATATCAAGCTGGAGAATGATGAACGCTTCCTGATGGTGGAAAAAAACACCCCGCTGCCCTGTTCCAGCACCGAGGTCTTTCAGCTGGTTGATACGGAGCAGGAACTTATCCACATGAAGTTTTATAATGTGGTCAACAGGAAAGAGCAGGGGATCGGGGATCTTTGGCTGGGCATTGATCGGGACGAAGAACAGGGAAAAAAGGAGGAGGAAGATGCGCCTCGGAAGCCTGTGATGCCTTCCCGGATTGAAATTACCCTGGATATTGATGAAAATAATCTCGTTTCCGTCAATGCGTCCCTACTGAATCATCCTGAGATAGCGATTTCAAGAACGCTGTCTCGCGGACATGCAGATGAAAAACTCTTTCTTGAGCTTGAACAGGCGATTGCCGATGCTGATAATAAGCAATATTCCGCCTATACCATCATTGACTTGCAGAACCGGGCACGGTCTCTCATTCAATCCATTAACGGGGTTGTTGATCCGAAAAACGACACAGTGGATGAGCAGCGATATGAGCAGGCCCGCAACCAAATTCACAAGGCCATCAAAATTGCGGCCAATGAAGAAGCTCCTCTGACCCAGCTCTACTACGCGGAAAGTATGCTGGATGATTACGCCGTGTTGATTGAGCCGAGGATCCAGGAGCAGCTTAGGGACAAGATAGAACGGCTGCGTCAGGTTGATGAAAACGGCTCATATGAGCAGACGATGCGGGCTTCTGTTGCCCTTTCTGCGGCCTTGGATGATAAAAGGCTTGCTCAGGTCAACACCCTGATGCAGATAGAAAACGCCAGTGAGATTTGCTTTACAACCTATCCGGGCAAGGCCAAGAAATTTCTGCGGGTTATTTCCGAGGTTCTGGAGGCCGCTGAAAAACAGGATGGTTCTGTGGAGGAGAAGCTGCAAGCCATCCTGCCGGAGGTGGATGAGGTTCTGGAAAATTATGCTCTGAGCACCCGGAAAATCCACAGGGATATTCGGAAATAA